A portion of the Acanthopagrus latus isolate v.2019 chromosome 21, fAcaLat1.1, whole genome shotgun sequence genome contains these proteins:
- the tgs1 gene encoding trimethylguanosine synthase — protein MMLERSRVTVVADIFFSRRHSSTEEEERVHCRCSRAFVQDRELYRSDNRLLSADLADAAVQDDDEEEEDGEEEEEVLDEEAQLMASMGLPLAFTSSGKRRSRRRFNRRPASEEEEDQGDLQENKAHVNEVCDPLEEGTGVIQDTGWETYWAQQGEALLWNSWLEKHPQTAEDPVTVTAPWDDPDTKTLWDEHSTETYYSYLEQYSYWAAQGWSVDQSVCNGNTAEEAGAAGVMGRGIETQSEEWLHGQTRAESQQSEEVETLHDGVEVVNDQFGQKCTLETGGSTVTDSETDKQCVTVADDPSDGGTDRKRPAASSQLNTAEHAGSQQAPGSSDRQNDSRNKMSNREDDEDDKPPGGGNAKVKRSHELDVEESPQLTPDEAWSKLGLKRGPKPLFTSVLSFKGGAGQKHQRWTKRTVNSISKHTRFTETAANDTQPQISTTLYKVQRFLETNQRDTQMTPLEAGEIVEGCKKEAEDRPPSLGEITDEEGKRKRTEMKSAVEENKETVEEETSISLDSLEAETRTCTQPSTSSNSALWTMDSKSDEEEEREEEQPGRQLPCLEIPEFLMPDPPEGSREQRRKDGKKLKKKNKRGRRQQVPAEMAAEPQLAKYWAQRYRLFSRFDEGIKLDREGWFSVTPERIAEHIALRVEHSFSDSQLVIDAFCGVGGNAIQFALTGKRVLAIDIDPVRLDLARHNATVYSVADRIDFVQGDFLQLAPRLRGDVVFLSPPWGGPDYLTAEVFDIKTMMEPDGFEIFRLAKLISDNIVYFLPRNADMDQIASLAGPGGKVEVEQNLLNNKLKTVTAYFGSLIKSDSE, from the exons atgatgatgaggaagaggaggatggtgaggaggaagaggaggtgttgGATGAAGAGGCTCAACTGATGGCCAGCATGGGTCTGCCCCTGGCCTTCACTTCCTCTGGCAAGAGGAGATCA aggaggaggtttaACAGGAGGCCTGCctctgaagaggaggaagaccaAGGAGATCTACAGGAAAACAAAG CTCACGTGAATGAGGTGTGTGATCCACTAGAGGAAGGAACAGGAGTGATCCAGGATACTGGCTGGGAAACCTACTGGG CTCAACAGGGTGAAGCTCTGCTGTGGAACAGCTGGCTGGAGAAACATCCACAAACTGCAGAAGATCCAGTAACAGTGACTGCTCCATGGGATGATCCAGATACAAAGACTCTCTGGGACGAACATTCCACAGAGACCTACTACTCCTACTTGGAACAGTACTCATACTGGGCAGCACAGGGCTGGAGCGTCGACCAGTCTGTCTGtaatggaaacactgcagaagaaGCAGGAGCTGCGGGGGTGATGGGCAGAGGCATAGAAACACAATCAGAGGAATGGCTGCATGGACAGACCAGAGCTGAGAGCCAACAGAGCGAGGAAGTCGAGACTCTTCATGATGGCGTTGAGGTTGTGAATGATCAATTTGGACAGAAGTGTACATTAGAAACTGGTGGGAGCACTGTGACTGactcagagacagacaaacagtgtgTGACGGTAGCTGATGATCCCTCTGATGGCGGGACTGATCGCAAGAGACCTGCTGCCTcctcacagctgaacacagctgaacatGCAG GTTCCCAGCAGGCTCCTGGCAGctctgacagacagaatgaCTCAAGGAATAAAATGTCGAACAGAGAAGATGACGAGGATGACAAACCTCCAGGAGGAGGAAATGCTAAAGTCAAACGCAG tcatGAGCTGGATGTGGAGGAGAGCCCACAACTGACACCTGATGAAGCTTGGAGTAAGCTGGGGCTCAAACGTGGCCCGAAACCTCT GTTCACCAGTGTGTTAAGCTTTAAGGGCGGTGCTGGTCAGAAGCATCAGAGGTGGACTAAGAGAACAGTCAACAGCATCAGCAAACACACCAGGTtcacagagacagcagcaaatgacacacagccacagatcAGCACCACCCTCTACAAG GTCCAAAGGTTCCTTGAAACGAaccagagagacacacagatgacTCCACTTGAAGCAGGTGAGATAGTAGAGGGATGCAAAAAGGAAGCCGAGGACAGGCCTCCATCTCTGGGAGAAATTACAGatgaggaggggaagaggaagaggacagagatgaagagTGCCGTGGAGGAAAATAAAGAGACTGTGGAAGAAGAGACTTCTATTTCTCTGGACAGTTTAGAGGCAGAAACAAGGACGTGCACTCAGCCCAGCACCTCCTCCAACTCTGCTCTGTGGACTATGGATAGTAAGAGtgacgaagaggaggagcgagaggaggagcagcctgGGAGACAGCTACCATGTTTAGAAATCCCAGAATTTCTCATGCCTGATccacctgaaggcagcagag aacagagaagaaaagatggaaagaaactaaagaagaagaacaagcgagggaggaggcagcaggTCCCAGCTGAGATGGCAGCTGAACCGCAGCTGGCCAAATACTGGGCTCAGCGCTACAGACTCTTCTCTCGCTTCGATGAAGGGATAAAGCTGGACCGAG agGGCTGGTTCTCTGTGACGCCAGAGAGGATCGCTGAGCACATCGCCCTCAGGGTGGAGCACAGCTTCTCTGATTCTCAGCTGGTCATTGACGCGTTCTGTGGTGTGGGAGGAAACGCCATCCAGTTCGCCCTCACTGGAAAGAGAG TCCTGGCCATTGATATCGATCCGGTGCGGCTGGACTTGGCGCGGCACAATGCCACAGTTTACAGCGTTGCTGACCGAATCGACTTTGTGCAAGGAGACTTCCTTCAGCTGGCACCCCGTCTCCGCGGGGATGTGGTCTTCCTGTCACCACCGTGGGGAGGGCCTGACTATCTGACAGCTGAAGTGTTTGACATCAAGACCATGATGGAACCTGATGG ATTTGAGATTTTCCGCCTGGCCAAACTGATATCAGACAACATAGTTTACTTCCTGCCTCGCAATGCTGACATGGATCAG ATAGCCTCTCTGGCTGGTCCAGGAGgaaaggtggaggtggagcagaaCTTGCtcaacaacaagctgaagaCTGTGACTGCGTACTTTGGCAGCTTGATAAAGTCTGACAGTGAATGA